One Setaria viridis chromosome 3, Setaria_viridis_v4.0, whole genome shotgun sequence DNA window includes the following coding sequences:
- the LOC117848626 gene encoding kinesin-like protein KIN-14K isoform X1, whose translation MGSVDGEVDGIHAANRRAELVRWLNALLPELSLPSDASDEELRELLGDGEVLCRIANTLIPGVLEGSWGGYASLDQRSGNVKKFLSVVADMGLPGFSVKELDEGSMSSVVECLLVLRDSVDPRLGDDSPQDVAKTPSRKQWGVSEMDKPQVPGAALGKRSPGEDRRNGVPEPKAHQKTSVFSGQKFREVFQLKRGSYSDLPASKISEMMHSSSLDNAPTQSLISVVNGILDESIERKKGEIPHRVVYLLRKVVQEIERRLCIQAEHIRSQNIIIKTREEKYCSKIKALEMLVKGTNEENQMATNRLQILKDEKSKIEERRKLSEQDVHRLVKEKEHSENIIQSLKKDMEAMNRMHEEQLEKIERKAKQMEEQLTTKVKEVEYLLLQSNKKIEEVEAASKLKSQLWDKKENIFQSYMDNQQLYVKDIRISSRTIKNDMYALQMKWRDEMSNLGSGLKCLVDAAENYHKVLAENQKLFNEVQELKGNIRVYCRVRPFLPGQDKKSTTIDYMGENGEMLISNPLKQGKDGHRMFKFNKVFSPSATQAEVFSDIQPLIRSVLDGFNVCIFAYGQTGSGKTYTMSGPSTSKQDWGVNYRALNDLFDISLSRINAFSYEVGVQMVEIYNEQVRDLLSNDIAQRRLGIWSTSQPNGLVVPDASLHPVKSTSDVLDLMEIGQANRAVGSTALNERSSRSHSILTVHVRGLDLKNGSTSRGCLHLIDLAGSERVEKSEVTGDRLKEAQYINKSLSALGDVIFALAQKSTHVPYRNSKLTQVLQSSLGGQAKTLMFVQINPDVESYSETISTLKFAERVSGVELGAARSNKEGKDIKELLEQVASLKDTISRKDMEIEQLQLNKDKVKSPNLSFDRNGVGLMKNTVNQPSQLLSGERMLKFSDRVLSDPQSYAEANGDSTNIAPMGLDEAEYEDNASDDGLPAGETENSNPEKAAEMTAERLHRAPSRITRFTLTKNGQSSRSKLKDAVLKTPSNTKAPSSQLTGASARGSKRWQ comes from the exons atGGGGAGCGTGGACGGCGAGGTCGACGGGATCCACGCAG CTAATCGGCGTGCCGAGTTGGTAAGATGGCTCAATGCCTTGCTCCCAGAATTGAGTTTGCCATCGGATGCATCCGATGAAGAGCTGAGAGAGCTGCTCGGTGATGGTGAGGTCCTGTGTCGTATTGCGAACACACTCATCCCCGGTGTTCTTGAG GGGTCATGGGGAGGTTATGCATCACTGGATCAGAGGTCAGGCAATGTGAAGAAGTTCCTCTCAGTGGTTGCTGATATGGGGTTGCCAGGTTTCAGTGTGAAAGAACTTGATGAG GGATCAATGTCTTCAGTAGTGGAATGTCTCTTGGTTTTGAGGGACAGTGTCGACCCTAGATTAGGTGATGATAGTCCACAAGATGTTGCCAAAACTCCTTCGAGGAAACAATGGGGAGTTTCGGAAATGGACAAGCCTCAGGTTCCTGGTGCAGCACTAGGGAAAAGATCCCCTGGAGAGGACAGGAGAAATGGTGTTCCAGAACCCAAGGCCCATCAGAAAACTTCTGTCTTTTCTG GACAAAAGTTTCGTGAAGTTTTCCAATTAAAACGCGGATCCTATTCTGATCTTCCTGCTTCCAAGATTTCAGAGATGATGCACTCTAGTAGCTTAGAT AATGCACCGACACAGTCACTCATTAGTGTTGTTAATGGAATTTTGGATGAAAGCATAGAAAGGAAAAAGGGAGAAATACCACAT CGTGTAGTTTACTTACTGAGGAAGGTCGTTCAAGAGATTGAGCGCCGTCTCTGTATTCAAGCAGAGCATATAAGAAGT CAAAATATTATCATCAAGACAAGAGAAGAGAAATACTGTTCAAAAATTAAAGCACTTGAAATGTTGGTAAAGGGAACAAATGAAGAAAATCAG ATGGCAACAAACAGACTTCAGATACTCAAG GATGAAAAGTCAAAAATTGAAGAGAGAAGAAAACTCAGTGAGCAAGATGTTCACCGATTAGTGAAAGAGAAAGAACATTCTGAAAATATTATACAAAGCCTGAAGAAAGATATGGAAGCCATGAATAGGATGCATGAGGAACAGCTTGAGAAAATCGAAAGAAAGGCAAAGCAAATGGAGGAACAGTTAACCACCAAAGTTAAAGAAGTTGAGTATCTTTTACTACAATCAAATAAGAAAATTGAAGAAGTTGAGGCTGCTTCCAAGCTAAAATCACAGTTGTGGGATAAGAAAGAGAACATTTTTCAGAGTTACATGGATAATCAACAATTATATGTCAAG GACATAAGGATATCATCACGAACAATTAAAAATGATATGTATGCGCTTCAAATGAAGTGGAGAGATGAGATGTCCAACTTAG GATCTGGGTTAAAATGTTTGGTTGATGCTGCCGAAAATTATCACAAAGTTCTGGCAGAGAACCAAAAGTTGTTTAATGAAGTGCAAGAACTAAAAG GTAATATAAGAGTATATTGTCGTGTTAGGCCATTTCTTCCTGGTCAAGATAAAAAATCTACCACAATTGACTATATGGGGGAAAATGGTGAGATGCTTATTTCAAATCCACTTAAGCAAGGAAAGGATGGGCATAGAATGTTCAAGTTTAACAAAGTGTTTAGTCCATCTGCTACCCAAG CTGAGGTTTTCTCTGACATACAACCACTGATTCGATCAGTTCTTGATGGATTCAACGTTTGTATTTTTGCATATGGCCAGACTGGTTCTGGCAAAACTTACACTATG AGTGGGCCTAGCACATCAAAGCAAGACTGGGGTGTCAATTATCGTGCTTTAAATGATTTGTTTGATATTTCACTAAGTAGGATAAATGCCTTCTCGTATGAGGTGGGAGTACAGATGGTTGAGATATACAATGAACAAGTTCGCGATCTTCTATCAAATGATATTGCACAGAGAAG ACTTGGGATTTGGAGCACTTCTCAACCGAATGGGCTTGTTGTCCCAGATGCAAGCTTGCACCCAGTTAAGTCGACATCGGATGTATTAGACTTGATGGAAATTGGGCAAGCAAATAGAGCAGTTGGTTCAACAGCTCTAAATGAACGTAGTAGTCGGTCACACAG TATTCTAACTGTACATGTTCGAGGGCTGGATTTGAAGAATGGGTCCACCTCTAGAGGCTGCCTACATCTAATTGATCTTGCCGGGAGTGAGAGGGTGGAGAAGTCTGAAGTAACTGGGGATAGATTAAAAGAAGCTCAATACATTAACAAGTCACTCTCTGCTTTAGGTGATGTGATTTTTGCTTTGGCACAGAAAAGTACCCATGTGCCATATAGAAACAGCAAGCTAACACAAGTTCTTCAAAGTTCTCTAG GTGGACAAGCAAAGACGCTAATGTTTGTTCAAATAAATCCTGATGTTGAGTCATATTCAGAAACTATAAGCACTTTAAAGTTTGCTGAAAGGGTGTCTGGAGTAGAATTAGGTGCTGCGAGAAGCAACAAGGAGGGAAAGGATATAAAAGAGCTATTGGAACAG GTTGCGTCTTTGAAAGACACAATTTCACGCAAAGATATGGAAATTGAGCAGCTCCAACTCAACAAAGACAAAGTAAAATCCCCAAATTTATCGTTTGATAGAAATGGGGTTGGTTTGATGAAGAACACAGTAAACCAACCTAGCCAACTATTATCTGGCGAACGGATGCTCAAGTTTAGTGACAGAGTTCTATCAGATCCTCAGAGTTATGCTGAGGCGAATGGAGATTCAACCAACATTGCACCTATGGGCTTAGATGAAGCAGAATATGAGGACAATGCATCTGATGATGGTTTACCAGCAGGTGAAACCGAGAATTCCAATCCAGAGAAAGCTGCTGAGATGACAGCGGAACGGCT GCACAGAGCCCCATCAAGGATAACCAGATTCACTCTCACGAAAAATGGGCAGTCGTCTAGATCAAAGCTAAAGGATGCTGTTTTGAAAACTCCGA GTAATACAAAAGCTCCATCGAGCCAATTGACAGGAGCTTCAGCCAGGGGCTCTAAAAGATGGCAGTAG
- the LOC117848626 gene encoding kinesin-like protein KIN-14K isoform X2, with product MGLPGFSVKELDEGSMSSVVECLLVLRDSVDPRLGDDSPQDVAKTPSRKQWGVSEMDKPQVPGAALGKRSPGEDRRNGVPEPKAHQKTSVFSGQKFREVFQLKRGSYSDLPASKISEMMHSSSLDNAPTQSLISVVNGILDESIERKKGEIPHRVVYLLRKVVQEIERRLCIQAEHIRSQNIIIKTREEKYCSKIKALEMLVKGTNEENQMATNRLQILKDEKSKIEERRKLSEQDVHRLVKEKEHSENIIQSLKKDMEAMNRMHEEQLEKIERKAKQMEEQLTTKVKEVEYLLLQSNKKIEEVEAASKLKSQLWDKKENIFQSYMDNQQLYVKDIRISSRTIKNDMYALQMKWRDEMSNLGSGLKCLVDAAENYHKVLAENQKLFNEVQELKGNIRVYCRVRPFLPGQDKKSTTIDYMGENGEMLISNPLKQGKDGHRMFKFNKVFSPSATQAEVFSDIQPLIRSVLDGFNVCIFAYGQTGSGKTYTMSGPSTSKQDWGVNYRALNDLFDISLSRINAFSYEVGVQMVEIYNEQVRDLLSNDIAQRRLGIWSTSQPNGLVVPDASLHPVKSTSDVLDLMEIGQANRAVGSTALNERSSRSHSILTVHVRGLDLKNGSTSRGCLHLIDLAGSERVEKSEVTGDRLKEAQYINKSLSALGDVIFALAQKSTHVPYRNSKLTQVLQSSLGGQAKTLMFVQINPDVESYSETISTLKFAERVSGVELGAARSNKEGKDIKELLEQVASLKDTISRKDMEIEQLQLNKDKVKSPNLSFDRNGVGLMKNTVNQPSQLLSGERMLKFSDRVLSDPQSYAEANGDSTNIAPMGLDEAEYEDNASDDGLPAGETENSNPEKAAEMTAERLHRAPSRITRFTLTKNGQSSRSKLKDAVLKTPSNTKAPSSQLTGASARGSKRWQ from the exons ATGGGGTTGCCAGGTTTCAGTGTGAAAGAACTTGATGAG GGATCAATGTCTTCAGTAGTGGAATGTCTCTTGGTTTTGAGGGACAGTGTCGACCCTAGATTAGGTGATGATAGTCCACAAGATGTTGCCAAAACTCCTTCGAGGAAACAATGGGGAGTTTCGGAAATGGACAAGCCTCAGGTTCCTGGTGCAGCACTAGGGAAAAGATCCCCTGGAGAGGACAGGAGAAATGGTGTTCCAGAACCCAAGGCCCATCAGAAAACTTCTGTCTTTTCTG GACAAAAGTTTCGTGAAGTTTTCCAATTAAAACGCGGATCCTATTCTGATCTTCCTGCTTCCAAGATTTCAGAGATGATGCACTCTAGTAGCTTAGAT AATGCACCGACACAGTCACTCATTAGTGTTGTTAATGGAATTTTGGATGAAAGCATAGAAAGGAAAAAGGGAGAAATACCACAT CGTGTAGTTTACTTACTGAGGAAGGTCGTTCAAGAGATTGAGCGCCGTCTCTGTATTCAAGCAGAGCATATAAGAAGT CAAAATATTATCATCAAGACAAGAGAAGAGAAATACTGTTCAAAAATTAAAGCACTTGAAATGTTGGTAAAGGGAACAAATGAAGAAAATCAG ATGGCAACAAACAGACTTCAGATACTCAAG GATGAAAAGTCAAAAATTGAAGAGAGAAGAAAACTCAGTGAGCAAGATGTTCACCGATTAGTGAAAGAGAAAGAACATTCTGAAAATATTATACAAAGCCTGAAGAAAGATATGGAAGCCATGAATAGGATGCATGAGGAACAGCTTGAGAAAATCGAAAGAAAGGCAAAGCAAATGGAGGAACAGTTAACCACCAAAGTTAAAGAAGTTGAGTATCTTTTACTACAATCAAATAAGAAAATTGAAGAAGTTGAGGCTGCTTCCAAGCTAAAATCACAGTTGTGGGATAAGAAAGAGAACATTTTTCAGAGTTACATGGATAATCAACAATTATATGTCAAG GACATAAGGATATCATCACGAACAATTAAAAATGATATGTATGCGCTTCAAATGAAGTGGAGAGATGAGATGTCCAACTTAG GATCTGGGTTAAAATGTTTGGTTGATGCTGCCGAAAATTATCACAAAGTTCTGGCAGAGAACCAAAAGTTGTTTAATGAAGTGCAAGAACTAAAAG GTAATATAAGAGTATATTGTCGTGTTAGGCCATTTCTTCCTGGTCAAGATAAAAAATCTACCACAATTGACTATATGGGGGAAAATGGTGAGATGCTTATTTCAAATCCACTTAAGCAAGGAAAGGATGGGCATAGAATGTTCAAGTTTAACAAAGTGTTTAGTCCATCTGCTACCCAAG CTGAGGTTTTCTCTGACATACAACCACTGATTCGATCAGTTCTTGATGGATTCAACGTTTGTATTTTTGCATATGGCCAGACTGGTTCTGGCAAAACTTACACTATG AGTGGGCCTAGCACATCAAAGCAAGACTGGGGTGTCAATTATCGTGCTTTAAATGATTTGTTTGATATTTCACTAAGTAGGATAAATGCCTTCTCGTATGAGGTGGGAGTACAGATGGTTGAGATATACAATGAACAAGTTCGCGATCTTCTATCAAATGATATTGCACAGAGAAG ACTTGGGATTTGGAGCACTTCTCAACCGAATGGGCTTGTTGTCCCAGATGCAAGCTTGCACCCAGTTAAGTCGACATCGGATGTATTAGACTTGATGGAAATTGGGCAAGCAAATAGAGCAGTTGGTTCAACAGCTCTAAATGAACGTAGTAGTCGGTCACACAG TATTCTAACTGTACATGTTCGAGGGCTGGATTTGAAGAATGGGTCCACCTCTAGAGGCTGCCTACATCTAATTGATCTTGCCGGGAGTGAGAGGGTGGAGAAGTCTGAAGTAACTGGGGATAGATTAAAAGAAGCTCAATACATTAACAAGTCACTCTCTGCTTTAGGTGATGTGATTTTTGCTTTGGCACAGAAAAGTACCCATGTGCCATATAGAAACAGCAAGCTAACACAAGTTCTTCAAAGTTCTCTAG GTGGACAAGCAAAGACGCTAATGTTTGTTCAAATAAATCCTGATGTTGAGTCATATTCAGAAACTATAAGCACTTTAAAGTTTGCTGAAAGGGTGTCTGGAGTAGAATTAGGTGCTGCGAGAAGCAACAAGGAGGGAAAGGATATAAAAGAGCTATTGGAACAG GTTGCGTCTTTGAAAGACACAATTTCACGCAAAGATATGGAAATTGAGCAGCTCCAACTCAACAAAGACAAAGTAAAATCCCCAAATTTATCGTTTGATAGAAATGGGGTTGGTTTGATGAAGAACACAGTAAACCAACCTAGCCAACTATTATCTGGCGAACGGATGCTCAAGTTTAGTGACAGAGTTCTATCAGATCCTCAGAGTTATGCTGAGGCGAATGGAGATTCAACCAACATTGCACCTATGGGCTTAGATGAAGCAGAATATGAGGACAATGCATCTGATGATGGTTTACCAGCAGGTGAAACCGAGAATTCCAATCCAGAGAAAGCTGCTGAGATGACAGCGGAACGGCT GCACAGAGCCCCATCAAGGATAACCAGATTCACTCTCACGAAAAATGGGCAGTCGTCTAGATCAAAGCTAAAGGATGCTGTTTTGAAAACTCCGA GTAATACAAAAGCTCCATCGAGCCAATTGACAGGAGCTTCAGCCAGGGGCTCTAAAAGATGGCAGTAG
- the LOC117848628 gene encoding E3 ubiquitin-protein ligase APD2 isoform X2 produces the protein MRPSFTRHAPAVNGSMEAATFRFVSLLASCLLASMALALWYYGPVELAVGPGCSRLVQASSVFVQGFKVSCLKAESQGNDGGLVLYGLAGAPPLDVPAEWSEARRVVVPANSHKEWAYFLNKGAQIEAAYSVKSETDAPYPLCITIAQGKERFMQWTEIPSAQSNTLSWDSVQDCITTENGTIEQKIDLTSEYYIAVHNLNDHQDATLNITIRTMFYNTTGADYRCSPGHDLCTYRLPFLGQNVAVLSSGLKEGLNSDAQHVELSYEPRWIVYIVGSAILAIVLLLLHEILDMLFGPCTGGRRGADRRRRTLLSGSNEDDGASLGSSYDSVSHDGSDGAEERGEGGCVLCCDAPKDCFFLPCGHSATCYACGARILEGDGGCPICRRKMKKVKRIYAV, from the exons ATGCGCCCGTCCTTCACGCGTCACGCGCCCGCCGTGAACGGctcgatggaggcggcgacttTCCGCTTCGTCTCGCTCCTCGCGTCCTGCCTCCTCG CGTCCATGGCGTTGGCGCTTTGGTACTACGGCCCCGTGGAGCTGGCCGTCGGACCGGGGTGCTCGCGGCTCGTGCAGGCCAGCTCGGTCTTCGTGCAGGGCTTCAAG GTCAGTTGTTTGAAGGCAGAGTCACAAGGGAACGATGGTGGGCTGGTGCTCTACGGGCTGGCCGGAGCTCCGCCGCTGGACGTGCCCGCCGAGTGGTCGGAGGCTCGCCGCGTCGTCGTGCCTGCCAACTCTCACAAG GAATGGGCATATTTCCTCAACAAGGGAGCCCAAATTGAAGCTGCTTACAGCGTCAAGTCTGAGACTGACGCGCCTTATCCACTATGCATCACCATTGCACAAGGTAAG GAAAGGTTTATGCAGTGGACCGAAATCCCATCAGCGCAGAGCAACACACTGTCTTGGGACTCGGTGCAGG ATTGCATAACCACAGAAAATGGAACAATCGAACAGAAAATTGACCTCACTTCCGAGTACTACATTGCCGTCCACAACTTAAACGACCATCAGGACGCAACG CTGAACATCACAATCAGGACCATGTTCTACAACACCACTGGAGCAGATTACAGGTGCTCGCCGGGCCACGATCTCTGCACCTACAGATTACCATTTCTAGGACAAAATGTCGCCGTCCTGTCGTCCGGCCTGAAAGAG GGACTGAATTCTGACGCACAGCATGTAGAACTGTCATACGAACCTCGCTGGATAGTGTACATCGTCGGATCAG CTATCTTGGCCAtcgtgctgctgctcctgcacGAGATACTGGACATGCTGTTCGGCCCCTGCaccggaggccgccgcggcgcggaccggaggaggaggacgctgcTGTCGGGGAGcaacgaggacgacggcgcgaGCCTGGGCTCGTCCTACGACTCCGTCTCTCACGACGGCAGCGACGGCGCGGAGGAGAGGGGCGAGGGCGGCTGCGTGCTCTGCTGCGACGCCCCCAAGGACTGCTTCTTCCTCCCGTGCGGCCACTCCGCCACCTGCTACGCGTGCGGTGCCAG GATCctggagggagatggcggctGCCCGATCTGccggaggaagatgaagaaagtGAAGAGGATCTACGCTGTCTGA
- the LOC117848628 gene encoding E3 ubiquitin-protein ligase APD2 isoform X1, with product MRPSFTRHAPAVNGSMEAATFRFVSLLASCLLASMALALWYYGPVELAVGPGCSRLVQASSVFVQGFKVSCLKAESQGNDGGLVLYGLAGAPPLDVPAEWSEARRVVVPANSHKEWAYFLNKGAQIEAAYSVKSETDAPYPLCITIAQGKERFMQWTEIPSAQSNTLSWDSVQDCITTENGTIEQKIDLTSEYYIAVHNLNDHQDATVQLNITIRTMFYNTTGADYRCSPGHDLCTYRLPFLGQNVAVLSSGLKEGLNSDAQHVELSYEPRWIVYIVGSAILAIVLLLLHEILDMLFGPCTGGRRGADRRRRTLLSGSNEDDGASLGSSYDSVSHDGSDGAEERGEGGCVLCCDAPKDCFFLPCGHSATCYACGARILEGDGGCPICRRKMKKVKRIYAV from the exons ATGCGCCCGTCCTTCACGCGTCACGCGCCCGCCGTGAACGGctcgatggaggcggcgacttTCCGCTTCGTCTCGCTCCTCGCGTCCTGCCTCCTCG CGTCCATGGCGTTGGCGCTTTGGTACTACGGCCCCGTGGAGCTGGCCGTCGGACCGGGGTGCTCGCGGCTCGTGCAGGCCAGCTCGGTCTTCGTGCAGGGCTTCAAG GTCAGTTGTTTGAAGGCAGAGTCACAAGGGAACGATGGTGGGCTGGTGCTCTACGGGCTGGCCGGAGCTCCGCCGCTGGACGTGCCCGCCGAGTGGTCGGAGGCTCGCCGCGTCGTCGTGCCTGCCAACTCTCACAAG GAATGGGCATATTTCCTCAACAAGGGAGCCCAAATTGAAGCTGCTTACAGCGTCAAGTCTGAGACTGACGCGCCTTATCCACTATGCATCACCATTGCACAAGGTAAG GAAAGGTTTATGCAGTGGACCGAAATCCCATCAGCGCAGAGCAACACACTGTCTTGGGACTCGGTGCAGG ATTGCATAACCACAGAAAATGGAACAATCGAACAGAAAATTGACCTCACTTCCGAGTACTACATTGCCGTCCACAACTTAAACGACCATCAGGACGCAACG GTGCAGCTGAACATCACAATCAGGACCATGTTCTACAACACCACTGGAGCAGATTACAGGTGCTCGCCGGGCCACGATCTCTGCACCTACAGATTACCATTTCTAGGACAAAATGTCGCCGTCCTGTCGTCCGGCCTGAAAGAG GGACTGAATTCTGACGCACAGCATGTAGAACTGTCATACGAACCTCGCTGGATAGTGTACATCGTCGGATCAG CTATCTTGGCCAtcgtgctgctgctcctgcacGAGATACTGGACATGCTGTTCGGCCCCTGCaccggaggccgccgcggcgcggaccggaggaggaggacgctgcTGTCGGGGAGcaacgaggacgacggcgcgaGCCTGGGCTCGTCCTACGACTCCGTCTCTCACGACGGCAGCGACGGCGCGGAGGAGAGGGGCGAGGGCGGCTGCGTGCTCTGCTGCGACGCCCCCAAGGACTGCTTCTTCCTCCCGTGCGGCCACTCCGCCACCTGCTACGCGTGCGGTGCCAG GATCctggagggagatggcggctGCCCGATCTGccggaggaagatgaagaaagtGAAGAGGATCTACGCTGTCTGA